A region from the Bacteroidales bacterium genome encodes:
- a CDS encoding TolC family protein has protein sequence MKRLLVSGLFIAMMIPAFGQNTELRLEQCHELALRNHPLSGQGKLYHEASGIQQKIIDKNNLPQFNLNGQATYQSAVTELPISIPGMNIPEVPQEQFKMSLDATQVLYGGGATAAQRLLEEKNLQINAQTNESELYKLKERINQLYFGIMLINNSIDVLKINLEELQSRLNKTESGIRNGLILPYNATILESEKLKVNQKLIDLNSQKTSFLGMLSLLTGTDIPADVKLSEPDIVYQSGGYMNKRPEMSLFDLQNDRIDVMKKMAGIKTHPRAFAFGNLGYGRPGLNMFKEEADVYYMVGAKVTWNFWNWHQNREEIRIMDINKQIVQQQKETFDLNVKTQARQYLSEINRSEELLVNDDKLILMRAEISKAVASQLENGIITATEYLTDYNAEIQARLSKELHKVQYLQAKAAYLALTGNL, from the coding sequence ATGAAAAGATTATTAGTATCCGGATTGTTCATTGCAATGATGATCCCGGCATTCGGACAGAATACAGAGCTCAGGCTTGAACAATGCCATGAACTCGCTTTGCGAAATCATCCATTATCGGGTCAGGGGAAATTATACCATGAAGCTTCCGGAATACAGCAGAAAATTATTGATAAAAACAACCTGCCCCAGTTTAACCTGAATGGTCAGGCTACCTACCAAAGTGCTGTTACAGAATTGCCTATTTCTATTCCCGGAATGAACATCCCGGAAGTTCCACAAGAGCAATTCAAAATGAGTCTCGATGCCACCCAGGTATTATATGGTGGAGGTGCAACCGCTGCGCAGCGATTACTCGAAGAAAAGAATCTGCAGATCAATGCCCAAACTAATGAATCTGAGCTGTATAAACTGAAGGAAAGGATTAATCAGCTCTATTTTGGCATCATGCTGATTAATAACTCCATTGATGTATTGAAAATAAATCTTGAAGAACTGCAGTCGCGTCTCAATAAAACTGAATCGGGCATTCGAAACGGGCTTATTTTACCCTATAATGCTACCATCCTCGAGTCGGAAAAGTTGAAAGTGAATCAGAAGCTGATTGACCTTAATTCACAAAAAACTTCATTCCTGGGGATGTTAAGTTTGCTTACCGGGACTGATATTCCTGCGGATGTTAAGCTCTCAGAACCTGATATTGTTTATCAATCTGGAGGATATATGAATAAAAGGCCGGAAATGTCGCTCTTCGACCTTCAAAACGACAGGATTGATGTAATGAAGAAAATGGCCGGAATCAAAACCCATCCCAGGGCCTTTGCATTTGGAAACCTGGGATACGGCCGACCAGGACTGAATATGTTTAAGGAAGAAGCCGATGTGTATTATATGGTCGGAGCTAAAGTGACATGGAATTTCTGGAACTGGCATCAGAACAGGGAAGAGATCAGAATCATGGATATCAACAAACAAATTGTGCAGCAACAGAAGGAGACCTTCGACCTGAATGTAAAAACCCAAGCCAGGCAATATCTTTCTGAAATAAACCGATCGGAAGAATTACTTGTGAATGATGATAAACTCATCCTAATGAGGGCTGAAATTTCGAAAGCAGTTGCTTCTCAACTCGAAAACGGAATCATAACAGCAACTGAATACCTTACCGATTATAATGCCGAAATACAGGCCCGGTTATCGAAAGAGCTTCATAAAGTTCAGTATTTACAAGCAAAAGCAGCTTATCTGGCTCTGACAGGAAACCTTTAA
- a CDS encoding ABC transporter ATP-binding protein: MKKASVIVENLSKSYGNTIALEATSFEVKKGELFGFIGPDGAGKTTLFRILTTLLLPGSGSVTIEGLDVVKDYKKIRRILGYMPGRFSLYPDLSVEENLRFFAGIFNTTPEENYDLVKDIYIQIEPFKHRRAGKLSGGMKQKLALSCALIHKPEVLILDEPTTGVDAVSRREFWEMLDRLKKTGITILVSTPYMDEASRCDRVALMQKGQLLDLNTPSGIIEGFQHQLWSVGSHDTYKLLADLRQFEACRTAFLFGSNIHLTIKAVGDPWGLIRSYLESKGHISVELELIKPGIEDCFMELMNNNNNFGSGQ, from the coding sequence ATGAAAAAAGCATCAGTTATCGTCGAAAACCTGAGTAAAAGTTATGGGAATACCATAGCGCTGGAAGCTACTTCTTTTGAGGTAAAAAAAGGTGAATTATTCGGTTTTATAGGTCCTGATGGTGCAGGGAAAACTACTTTATTCCGCATACTCACAACTTTACTGCTTCCAGGATCGGGAAGTGTAACCATTGAAGGTCTTGATGTGGTAAAGGACTATAAAAAAATAAGAAGAATTCTTGGTTATATGCCCGGAAGGTTTTCACTCTATCCCGACCTTTCCGTAGAAGAAAACCTCCGCTTCTTTGCGGGCATCTTCAATACTACTCCTGAAGAAAATTATGACCTTGTCAAAGATATTTATATTCAGATTGAGCCTTTCAAACACCGAAGGGCAGGGAAACTTTCAGGTGGAATGAAACAAAAACTGGCACTCTCCTGCGCCCTGATCCATAAACCGGAAGTGCTGATTCTTGATGAACCTACTACCGGGGTCGATGCTGTTTCACGAAGGGAGTTCTGGGAGATGCTCGATCGACTGAAGAAAACCGGGATCACAATTCTGGTTTCAACCCCTTATATGGACGAAGCCAGTCGTTGCGACAGAGTTGCACTGATGCAAAAAGGACAACTGCTGGACCTTAATACTCCCTCGGGCATTATTGAAGGTTTTCAACATCAGCTTTGGTCGGTTGGGTCGCATGATACCTATAAGCTGCTTGCCGATTTAAGGCAATTTGAGGCCTGCAGAACGGCCTTTCTATTCGGAAGCAACATTCACCTTACTATAAAGGCCGTGGGTGACCCTTGGGGGCTTATTCGTTCTTATCTTGAATCAAAGGGGCATATCTCTGTTGAATTGGAGTTGATTAAACCAGGCATAGAGGATTGCTTCATGGAATTAATGAATAATAATAACAATTTCGGATCAGGTCAATGA
- a CDS encoding ABC transporter ATP-binding protein has translation MSVTENSALKSKNPIIVVENLVKRFGHFIANDHLTFNVEEGEIFGFLGANGAGKTTAIRILSGLSSPTSGKVKVAGFDVYTQSEKIKKNIGYMSQKFSLYDDLTVWENFRFYGGIYGLSAKQIRERTDELLVRLGLAGEKNSILKSIPLGWKQKLAFSVAIMHRPAIVFLDEPTGGVDPITRRQFWEMIYEAARQGITVFVTTHYMDEAEYCERVSIMVDGKIVALDTPERLKSTYKVDTMEDVFIKLARAKE, from the coding sequence ATGAGTGTCACAGAGAATTCAGCACTGAAAAGCAAGAACCCCATTATCGTGGTCGAGAACCTGGTGAAACGGTTTGGCCATTTCATTGCCAACGATCACCTTACATTCAATGTTGAAGAAGGAGAGATCTTTGGGTTCCTTGGAGCGAACGGAGCAGGAAAAACCACAGCAATCAGGATATTAAGCGGTTTATCATCACCCACTTCCGGCAAAGTAAAGGTCGCAGGATTTGATGTGTATACTCAGTCGGAGAAAATCAAGAAGAATATTGGCTACATGAGTCAGAAGTTCTCATTGTACGATGACCTGACTGTATGGGAGAATTTCCGGTTTTATGGTGGAATTTATGGATTGTCGGCCAAGCAGATACGGGAACGCACTGATGAATTACTGGTAAGACTTGGACTGGCAGGCGAAAAGAACAGCATCCTCAAATCGATCCCGCTTGGCTGGAAACAAAAACTGGCTTTTTCAGTAGCTATCATGCACCGGCCGGCCATTGTCTTTCTCGATGAACCTACAGGGGGTGTGGATCCCATAACCCGGCGACAGTTCTGGGAAATGATCTATGAAGCTGCCCGGCAAGGAATCACTGTATTTGTCACCACACATTACATGGATGAAGCAGAGTATTGTGAACGTGTCAGTATCATGGTGGATGGAAAAATTGTTGCATTGGATACACCTGAAAGGTTAAAGTCGACCTATAAAGTTGATACAATGGAGGATGTATTTATCAAACTGGCCAGGGCAAAGGAATAA
- a CDS encoding helix-turn-helix transcriptional regulator, with translation MNQEGKNTEGIILEAARTIFIQKGFSGARMQEIADQAGINKALLHYYFRSKDHLFEAVFAQALGSFLPVIKSVLESELPLKIKIIKFVETYIDILLANPYIPGFVIQELNTNPGRFVDKFTAMGLDPTIILRQIEKEVDLRTIRAVKADHFMVNLLAMCIFPFVAKPIVKGVLRKDESQYNVFLKERKEQIIEFVMNSLSIK, from the coding sequence ATGAATCAAGAGGGAAAAAATACCGAAGGGATCATTCTGGAAGCTGCAAGGACTATTTTTATTCAAAAAGGTTTCTCCGGCGCCAGGATGCAGGAAATAGCAGATCAGGCAGGGATCAATAAAGCCTTGCTGCATTACTATTTCAGGAGCAAGGACCATCTGTTCGAGGCTGTATTTGCACAAGCTTTAGGCAGTTTTTTACCCGTGATTAAATCGGTGCTTGAATCAGAATTACCACTAAAAATTAAAATCATAAAGTTTGTCGAAACCTATATTGATATCCTATTGGCAAATCCATACATACCAGGCTTTGTGATCCAGGAATTAAATACCAATCCCGGGCGGTTTGTTGATAAGTTTACAGCCATGGGACTTGATCCGACAATTATACTGAGACAAATTGAAAAAGAGGTTGATCTGAGAACTATCCGGGCTGTTAAAGCTGATCATTTTATGGTTAATCTTCTGGCAATGTGTATTTTTCCTTTCGTTGCAAAACCAATCGTAAAGGGTGTGCTCCGAAAGGATGAATCCCAGTACAATGTGTTTCTTAAAGAAAGGAAAGAACAAATCATCGAATTTGTAATGAACTCACTTTCAATAAAATGA
- a CDS encoding LysM peptidoglycan-binding domain-containing protein — protein METEFVDDNLIVAALDSLSNLKYFESVENTKNQLFNNKYNFLPNFVPTYPDSIYYYRMQRLDVESPIELTYNPYVKAFIDLYATKKRGTTSRVLGLAQIYFPLIEQQLDMYNLPLELKYLAIVESALNPEARSRVGATGLWQFMYYTGKVYGLEATSYVDDRNDPVKATNAACRHFIDLYNMYHDWLLVLAAYNSGPGNVNKAIRRSGGKMSFWEIRGYLPRETRDYVPAFIAVNYVMNYSNEHNLYPVMPRVVYHETDTVAVTSPLTIGILAEKLKLPLEDLQYLNPTFRKGFIPATAKNPYYIRLPKKTVADFINNEPSLYAAFQLKGYDPVQFLAQAASDGSYNLVTKKITHKVRKGENISSIARKYNCTTTEIKKWNKLRKASVYNGQKLAIYVQTKVPVPGAKSKPQNATQETDLDRNTALNQQDSLRENAPTQGVKKAPATSSVKPKYHIVKKGEYLSKIAAKYKVSVNDLTAWNKLKSKNLMVGQKLRINSPTVPVNSEIAKADTNIKAPVKVPAEGNITEKLVYYTVQSGDTLWSIAEKYEGITVNQIREWNNIKAEEKLKVGQKIKVIIPGG, from the coding sequence ATGGAAACCGAGTTTGTAGACGACAACCTGATTGTTGCAGCACTTGACAGCTTAAGCAATCTTAAATACTTTGAAAGTGTAGAAAACACTAAAAATCAACTTTTTAATAACAAGTATAACTTTCTGCCCAATTTTGTTCCTACCTATCCTGACTCTATATACTATTACCGAATGCAGAGGCTGGATGTGGAGTCTCCTATTGAACTCACTTATAATCCCTATGTAAAGGCCTTTATTGACCTTTATGCTACAAAGAAAAGGGGTACCACCTCAAGAGTACTCGGCCTTGCCCAGATTTATTTCCCCCTGATTGAGCAACAGCTTGATATGTATAATCTTCCACTTGAACTTAAATACCTGGCGATTGTGGAATCAGCACTGAATCCTGAGGCCCGTTCAAGGGTGGGAGCTACAGGTCTCTGGCAATTTATGTACTATACAGGGAAGGTTTATGGCCTGGAAGCCACTTCCTATGTTGATGACAGAAATGATCCGGTGAAAGCTACCAACGCTGCCTGCAGGCATTTTATTGACTTATACAACATGTATCATGATTGGTTGCTGGTGCTTGCAGCCTATAATTCGGGACCAGGAAACGTAAATAAGGCAATCAGAAGGTCTGGCGGGAAAATGAGTTTCTGGGAAATCCGTGGATATTTACCCCGTGAAACCCGCGATTATGTTCCTGCTTTTATAGCAGTGAACTATGTAATGAATTATTCCAACGAGCATAACCTATACCCGGTAATGCCAAGGGTTGTTTACCATGAAACGGATACCGTTGCCGTAACGTCGCCACTTACAATTGGAATTCTTGCTGAAAAACTTAAACTTCCTCTCGAAGATCTTCAATATTTGAATCCCACATTCCGTAAAGGTTTCATCCCAGCTACTGCGAAAAATCCTTATTATATCCGTCTGCCCAAGAAAACCGTGGCTGATTTCATTAATAATGAGCCCTCTTTATATGCTGCATTTCAGCTGAAAGGTTATGATCCGGTGCAATTCCTTGCACAGGCTGCTTCCGATGGGTCTTATAACTTAGTGACCAAAAAAATTACACATAAGGTCAGAAAAGGAGAAAACATCTCTTCTATTGCCAGGAAATACAATTGCACAACTACGGAAATCAAGAAATGGAACAAATTACGTAAAGCGAGTGTCTATAATGGTCAGAAACTTGCTATCTATGTCCAGACGAAAGTTCCGGTACCAGGAGCTAAATCTAAACCACAAAACGCAACACAGGAAACTGATCTTGACAGGAATACTGCTTTAAACCAGCAGGATTCTCTCAGAGAAAACGCCCCAACACAGGGAGTAAAGAAGGCTCCGGCAACTTCTTCAGTTAAGCCTAAATACCATATAGTAAAAAAAGGAGAATACCTCTCAAAAATAGCTGCTAAGTATAAAGTTTCAGTCAATGACTTAACCGCCTGGAATAAACTGAAAAGTAAGAACCTGATGGTTGGACAAAAGCTTCGCATTAATTCTCCCACAGTTCCGGTTAATAGTGAAATAGCAAAAGCAGATACCAATATTAAGGCTCCTGTTAAAGTTCCGGCAGAAGGCAACATAACAGAAAAATTGGTTTATTATACAGTGCAATCAGGAGACACATTGTGGAGTATTGCTGAAAAGTATGAAGGAATTACCGTGAATCAAATCCGTGAATGGAATAATATAAAAGCAGAAGAAAAATTGAAAGTTGGCCAGAAGATTAAAGTAATTATTCCCGGAGGTTGA
- a CDS encoding DUF2147 domain-containing protein yields the protein MAQSKADKIVGYYLTYDDETGAEKSQVQIFKATNGKYYGKIVWLKEPLKNGKPKVDDKNPEAKLQSRPVMGLQILKDFTYNSGDNEWSEGTIYNPASGKTYSCYMNFETPTKIKIRGYIGASWMGLGKTAFWTKESAQRK from the coding sequence ATGGCCCAGTCAAAAGCTGATAAAATTGTAGGTTATTACCTGACCTATGATGATGAAACAGGCGCTGAAAAATCGCAGGTTCAGATTTTCAAGGCTACCAACGGGAAATACTATGGAAAGATTGTATGGTTAAAAGAACCCTTAAAAAACGGTAAACCCAAGGTTGACGACAAGAATCCTGAAGCCAAGCTGCAAAGCCGACCGGTAATGGGGTTACAGATCCTGAAGGATTTTACCTACAATAGCGGGGATAATGAATGGAGCGAAGGCACTATCTATAATCCTGCCAGTGGGAAAACCTACAGTTGCTATATGAATTTCGAGACTCCCACTAAAATTAAAATCAGGGGCTATATTGGCGCTTCCTGGATGGGACTTGGAAAAACAGCCTTCTGGACTAAGGAATCTGCCCAGCGAAAATAG
- a CDS encoding HlyD family efflux transporter periplasmic adaptor subunit, whose translation MRNLIFIFIALAFSSCNNNQQLSDAFGNFEAVTVSVSSETAGRILQLDVEEGQALSNGQQIGVIDTTDLYLKKLQLMAQRNAIATRMSGVQGQIDVQLQQKANLLVEKERISKLLKDKAATPKQLDDITGAIELVEKQISSIKTQNSGILEEQVVIDRQIDIVKESIRKCYIRNPVEGTVLVKYAESGEVTTPGKTLYKIANLETMELKVYVSGNQLPSVKLGQKVEVLIDKDSKSNRKLEGIVSWISQKAEFTPKIIQTKEERVDLVYGIKVRVKNDGSLKISMPGEVNFNK comes from the coding sequence ATGAGAAATCTTATCTTCATCTTCATTGCCCTTGCATTTTCATCATGCAATAACAATCAACAACTGTCAGATGCCTTTGGCAATTTTGAAGCCGTTACCGTATCAGTTTCTTCTGAAACAGCCGGCCGGATTTTGCAGTTAGATGTGGAAGAAGGACAAGCCCTATCCAATGGACAGCAAATCGGAGTGATTGATACTACTGATTTATACCTGAAGAAATTACAATTGATGGCCCAAAGAAATGCCATAGCCACCCGAATGTCAGGAGTTCAGGGGCAGATTGATGTTCAGCTGCAGCAGAAAGCAAACCTCCTGGTTGAAAAAGAACGGATTTCGAAACTATTAAAAGATAAAGCTGCTACGCCCAAGCAACTTGACGATATCACAGGTGCAATAGAACTTGTTGAAAAACAAATATCTTCAATTAAAACGCAAAATTCGGGCATCCTGGAAGAGCAGGTTGTGATTGACCGACAGATTGATATTGTTAAAGAATCAATCAGAAAATGTTATATCAGAAATCCTGTTGAAGGCACTGTCCTGGTGAAGTATGCTGAATCAGGAGAAGTGACAACCCCAGGGAAAACCCTTTACAAAATTGCTAACCTTGAAACCATGGAATTGAAGGTATATGTATCAGGCAACCAGCTTCCATCCGTTAAACTGGGGCAAAAGGTGGAGGTTTTGATTGATAAGGATAGCAAATCGAACAGAAAACTGGAGGGTATTGTGAGCTGGATTAGCCAAAAGGCAGAATTTACACCCAAGATCATCCAAACCAAGGAAGAAAGAGTTGACCTGGTTTATGGAATTAAAGTAAGGGTCAAAAATGATGGGAGCTTGAAAATATCAATGCCGGGAGAAGTAAATTTCAACAAATAA
- a CDS encoding DUF4837 family protein, with translation MYYRFFIALILGLSFLSSCDSGKSTDPNSTGKGSEILVVCDKALWDGPIGNAIKQYFTVEMEGLPESEAEYSLINVPYSNFSRFLQTHRNVFIIDVKKENGKGGLETQKNTWSHPQRVIKLIASDNASFDIVFAKYRSAIKELFNQNERARFSAQNALKRNLGVESTLEKDFGIKMIVSSDFYQAKKEKDFLWLRKETNEMSLGLMIYYFPYTDTNQLALQNILSQRNDYTRKYVPGPTDGSYMKVADEVLKPVSRKIKFNKLFAVETRGLWDTKGDFMGGPYINYSVIDTLRHRIVTFDGYIYYPNKPKKNYVRQLESIIWGSSFLPEPTLK, from the coding sequence ATGTATTATAGATTCTTTATTGCCCTGATCCTGGGGTTGTCCTTTCTTTCCTCATGCGATTCCGGAAAATCAACAGATCCAAATTCAACAGGTAAAGGTTCAGAAATTCTCGTGGTTTGCGATAAGGCTCTGTGGGACGGACCTATTGGCAACGCAATCAAGCAGTATTTTACAGTCGAAATGGAGGGCCTGCCTGAGTCAGAAGCAGAGTATTCCTTAATCAATGTTCCCTATTCAAATTTCAGTCGCTTTCTGCAAACGCATCGTAATGTTTTCATTATTGATGTGAAAAAAGAAAACGGGAAAGGTGGCCTGGAAACTCAAAAGAATACCTGGTCGCACCCTCAGCGGGTGATAAAGCTTATTGCATCTGATAATGCTTCTTTCGATATCGTCTTTGCCAAATACCGGTCTGCTATTAAAGAACTATTTAACCAGAATGAACGTGCCCGTTTTAGTGCCCAGAACGCCTTAAAAAGAAATCTCGGGGTAGAAAGTACCCTTGAAAAGGATTTTGGGATTAAGATGATTGTTTCTTCTGACTTCTACCAGGCCAAAAAAGAAAAAGACTTCCTCTGGCTGCGAAAAGAAACCAATGAAATGAGCCTTGGATTGATGATCTATTATTTCCCATATACTGATACCAATCAGCTTGCGTTGCAAAATATCCTCAGTCAAAGAAATGATTATACCCGGAAATATGTTCCCGGTCCGACCGATGGTTCTTATATGAAGGTAGCCGATGAGGTGCTTAAACCGGTATCCCGAAAAATCAAGTTCAATAAACTATTTGCTGTTGAAACACGTGGTTTATGGGATACAAAAGGCGATTTTATGGGAGGTCCTTATATAAATTATAGTGTAATTGATACTCTTCGCCATCGCATTGTTACTTTCGATGGATATATTTATTATCCGAATAAACCCAAGAAAAATTACGTAAGGCAGTTAGAATCAATAATTTGGGGTTCGAGCTTCCTGCCTGAACCAACGCTGAAATAA
- a CDS encoding peptidoglycan DD-metalloendopeptidase family protein, with the protein MINSSKLPGFKVALMVTSLIIGFVMLIPAQNQKVKLQERKSKLEQEISNTNKQLNQTQKNKEANLNQLFLINKKINHREELIHAIGDEVSGLENQIGTLSDTIFRLSTSIENLKKEYARLIYSTYRNRNAYSRLMFIFSSKNFNQAFKRLKYLQQYSDYRKTQANAILQTQSLLGAKKLELERQKNSKLTLKERQELEKNQLAQEKTDKDRAVKKLTKQEKTLLVKLKEKEAALGKLQRAIESVIAEEIRKANEEKARKASEATAAAKPAEGSKKPGTTKPSETGKENVNNKPIVPARTNSMSSTVEEVALSNSFSGNKGRLPWPVERGTITSTFGEHPHPEYKNIKIRNNGVDISAVSGSKARAVFDGVVSSVMSITNLHYVVIIRHGDYLTVYSNLLDVSVKKGDKVKTRQQIGTIYTDPDLNKTLLHFELWNGKSLQNPGQWLGS; encoded by the coding sequence ATGATAAATAGTTCAAAGCTACCAGGATTTAAAGTTGCATTAATGGTGACTTCATTGATCATTGGCTTTGTTATGCTTATTCCTGCTCAAAATCAAAAAGTTAAATTGCAGGAAAGAAAAAGTAAATTAGAACAGGAAATTTCCAATACCAATAAGCAGTTAAATCAGACACAGAAAAACAAGGAAGCAAATTTGAATCAATTATTCCTGATCAATAAAAAGATCAATCACAGGGAAGAACTGATTCATGCAATTGGGGATGAGGTTTCGGGTTTAGAAAACCAGATTGGCACTTTAAGTGATACAATATTCAGGTTATCTACTTCAATAGAAAATCTAAAAAAAGAGTATGCCCGGCTTATTTATTCCACTTACAGGAATAGAAATGCTTATAGCCGCTTGATGTTTATTTTTTCTTCAAAAAACTTTAACCAGGCTTTTAAGCGGCTCAAATATTTGCAACAATACTCTGATTACAGGAAGACACAAGCTAATGCAATCCTTCAGACCCAATCATTGTTAGGGGCAAAAAAGCTGGAACTTGAAAGGCAAAAGAACTCAAAACTGACACTCAAAGAGCGTCAGGAGTTAGAAAAAAATCAACTGGCACAGGAAAAAACGGATAAAGACAGAGCCGTAAAAAAACTTACTAAGCAAGAAAAAACACTTCTGGTAAAGTTAAAGGAGAAAGAAGCAGCCCTGGGTAAACTACAACGTGCGATAGAATCTGTAATTGCCGAAGAAATTCGAAAAGCGAACGAAGAAAAAGCCCGGAAAGCTTCGGAAGCAACAGCTGCAGCAAAACCTGCTGAAGGTTCAAAAAAGCCTGGTACTACCAAACCCTCTGAAACCGGGAAAGAAAATGTAAATAACAAGCCAATTGTCCCGGCCCGTACAAATAGTATGTCCTCCACAGTGGAAGAAGTTGCTCTATCCAATAGTTTTTCGGGGAATAAAGGGCGGCTTCCGTGGCCGGTTGAAAGAGGAACGATTACATCTACTTTTGGGGAACATCCGCATCCTGAATACAAGAATATCAAGATCAGGAATAATGGAGTTGATATTTCCGCAGTTAGCGGATCAAAAGCCAGGGCTGTTTTTGATGGAGTTGTTTCAAGTGTAATGTCTATAACGAATCTTCATTATGTCGTAATTATCAGGCATGGAGATTATTTAACGGTTTATTCAAATCTTTTGGATGTATCAGTTAAAAAGGGTGATAAAGTAAAAACCAGGCAGCAAATTGGCACCATCTATACAGACCCGGACCTAAACAAGACATTACTGCATTTTGAATTATGGAACGGAAAATCTTTACAGAATCCTGGTCAATGGTTGGGGAGTTAG
- a CDS encoding twin-arginine translocase TatA/TatE family subunit, translating to MGKLGPTEIILILAIVLLLFGGKKIPELMRGLGKGVRSFKDGVKGEDEESKPGNQTGN from the coding sequence ATGGGTAAATTAGGTCCAACCGAAATAATTCTGATCCTGGCTATTGTCTTACTGCTTTTTGGTGGAAAGAAAATTCCTGAACTCATGAGAGGTCTGGGAAAAGGGGTCAGAAGCTTCAAAGATGGTGTGAAGGGTGAAGATGAGGAATCCAAACCAGGAAATCAGACCGGCAATTAA
- a CDS encoding ABC transporter permease, whose translation MRGFIIKEFYHIFRDVRSMLILFGMPVVQVLIFGFAISTEIRNAPVAILDHSNDYVTQQITNKLLSSGFFVRGDQIENENQIQQIFRKGKVKEIIVFEKDFAKNLENEKEAHVQLIADASDPNVANLIVNYTNAIIQSYQQEYFKGMALPVEIVTESQMLYNPGLKSVFMFIPGIITILLMLISAMMTSISIAREKEMGTMEILLVSPLNPIQIVAGKVIPYVLISFINALTILLMSFFIFKMPLEGNMVLLLLESILFIIMALSLGIFISTVSNSQQMAMMLSMFALMLPTILLSGFIFPIENMPYLLQLLSNIMPPRWFIIIIKSIMLKGLGIQYVWKETLIIAGMAVFFIALSIRKFKIRLE comes from the coding sequence ATGAGGGGTTTTATCATCAAGGAGTTTTATCATATTTTCAGGGATGTAAGGTCGATGCTGATTTTATTCGGGATGCCGGTTGTCCAGGTATTGATATTTGGCTTTGCCATCTCGACTGAAATAAGAAATGCCCCTGTAGCCATCCTGGATCATTCAAACGATTATGTTACTCAGCAAATCACCAATAAGTTACTTTCCTCAGGTTTCTTTGTAAGAGGCGACCAGATCGAGAATGAAAACCAGATACAGCAAATTTTCAGAAAAGGGAAAGTGAAAGAAATCATCGTTTTTGAAAAGGATTTTGCAAAGAACCTTGAAAACGAGAAGGAAGCACATGTTCAACTGATTGCTGATGCCTCCGACCCCAATGTTGCCAACCTGATAGTGAATTATACTAATGCTATTATTCAGTCGTATCAACAGGAATACTTCAAAGGGATGGCTCTTCCTGTTGAAATTGTAACAGAAAGTCAGATGTTATATAATCCCGGGCTAAAGAGCGTATTCATGTTTATCCCTGGCATCATAACCATTCTGCTGATGCTGATCAGCGCTATGATGACCTCCATCTCCATTGCAAGGGAAAAAGAGATGGGAACCATGGAAATTCTGCTGGTTTCTCCGCTGAATCCAATACAGATTGTGGCCGGAAAAGTGATTCCCTATGTGCTGATTTCTTTCATCAATGCTTTGACCATCCTGCTGATGAGTTTTTTCATCTTCAAAATGCCACTCGAAGGAAATATGGTGCTACTCCTGCTTGAAAGCATTTTGTTTATTATCATGGCTTTGTCACTGGGAATCTTCATATCAACAGTTAGCAACAGCCAGCAAATGGCAATGATGCTGTCGATGTTTGCACTGATGTTACCTACCATTCTGCTTTCAGGATTCATTTTTCCGATTGAGAATATGCCTTACCTGCTTCAGTTGCTGAGTAATATTATGCCGCCCCGCTGGTTTATCATCATTATCAAATCTATCATGCTGAAGGGATTAGGAATTCAGTATGTATGGAAGGAAACGCTGATCATTGCCGGAATGGCGGTATTTTTCATCGCTCTAAGTATCAGGAAATTCAAAATCAGACTCGAATAA